Proteins from a single region of Melanotaenia boesemani isolate fMelBoe1 chromosome 3, fMelBoe1.pri, whole genome shotgun sequence:
- the LOC121636533 gene encoding zinc finger protein with KRAB and SCAN domains 1-like produces the protein MTKLQFLNVFLTERLMLAAQEIYKSVEDTILEYQEEIAIRERENDHLRRRLREAGIEIWPDRPSMGLLEEEDGEHPRREWSPSMGHEERIPIQIKDKRDLRVNQGDDQIRGHGSCSTSENMFSPPRVANEYPQDGPHTSSLPQSQGVENRERDPASRGASRHVKAETGGGHRGSTSSNSGAQPLAPVNPNCSNENNIDITGVENGGQMLGAKGTVNGANRVQAAVMRGQTANAVDCPHQKSPLQGHMSSFCCKVCGEAFSHIGHLHVHVQVHTREKPYRCGVCGKCCSSSGRLQEHQRSHTGEKPFRCQICGKGFTQMAHLKVHMRIHTGEKPYSCPVCGKCFSRSDKIKRHLQTHSREGTYFSGQ, from the exons ATGACCAAACTACAATTCTTAAACGTCTTTTTGACTGAACGTCTCATGCTAGCTGCGCAGGAGATTTACAAGTCTGTCGAGGATACTATTTTGGAGTACCAGGAGGAGATAGCGATCAGGGAGCGGGAGAACGACCATCTGAGACGCAGGCTCCGAGAAGCTGGAATTGAAATATGGCCAG ATCGTCCGTCCATGGGGCTgttggaggaagaggatggtgagCATCCACGTCGTGAGTGGAGTCCAAGTATGGGGCATGAAGAGCGTATTCCTATTCAGATCAAGGACAAAAGAGATCTGCGCGTTAACCAAGGAGATGATCAGATTCGGGGTCATGGCTCTTGTAGCACATCAGAGAATATGTTCAGTCCTCCACGTGTTGCAAATGAATACCCCCAAGATGGCCCCCACACATCCAGCCTCCCTCAAAGTCAAGGTGTGGAGAACAGGGAAAGGGACCCTGCATCTCGAGGCGCGTCAAGGCATGTGAAGGCAGAGACTGGAGGTGGCCACAGGGGCTCCACTTCATCCAACAGTGGAGCCCAGCCTCTTGCACCGGTCAACCCAAATTGCTCAAATGAGAACAATATTGATATAACTGGGGTAGAGAACGGTGGACAGATGCTTGGTGCTAAGGGAACTGTAAATGGAGCTAACAGAGTACAGGCTGCTGTCATGCGTGGGCAAACAGCCAATGCTGTAGACTGCCCCCATCAAAAATCCCCGTTACAGGGCCACATGTCATCTTTTTGCTGCAAGGTTTGTGGTGAGGCATTTAGTCACATTGGCCATTTGCATGTGCACGTACAGGTACACACTCGGGAAAAGCCTTACCGCTGTGGAGTATGCGGAAAATGCTGCAGCTCCTCCGGTAGACTTCAGGAGCACCAGCGGAGCCACACGGGAGAGAAACCCTTCCGCTGCCAGATTTGTGGAAAGGGATTCACACAGATGGCTCATCTCAAGGTCCACATGAGGATCCATACAGGCGAGAAGCCGTACAGTTGCCCTGTGTGTGGCAAGTGCTTCAGCCGCTCTGACAAAATCAAAAGGCATCTTCAAACCCACAGCCGTGAGGGAACCTACTTTTCAGGGCAATGA